The Actinomycetota bacterium nucleotide sequence TCGACGCGGGGGTCGGCGATCTCGTCCAGGATGATGGACGCTATCGCCTCCCGCGCCGACTCGTTGAGTTTGCGGGTCCGGGGGGTGATCTTCATGAGTGGCCTCCGCTCTTGGGCCTAGGCCTCTCGGGCGACCTCGATCGTTCGGTACCCTTCGATGATGTCGCCCTCCTTGATGTCCTGGAATCCCTCTAGGCCGACGCCGCATTCGTAGCCCGACTTGACGCTCTTGACGTCGTCTTTGAAGCGTCGGAGCGAATGGAGCTTGCCATCGAAGATGATCGCGCCGTTGCGCACCACACGCACCTGATCGTCGCGGGTGATCTCGCCATCGAGGACATAGCATCCGCCGATGACTCCGAGCTTCGGTACCCTGAACAGTTCGCGGATCTCAACTCGGGCGGTGTCCTCCTCGTGGAATTCAGGTGAGAGCAACCCGACCCGCGCGGCGTTGATGTCCTCGATCGCCTGGTAGATGACGCGGTACAGGCGTAGGTCGACGTTCGACTTCTCCGCAAGCGTCTTCGCAGCGGGGTTCGGGCGAACGTTGAAGCCGATGATGATCGCGTCAGACGCGTCGGCGAAGGTGACGTCGGTCTCGGTGATGGCGCCGACGGCCGAATGGATGACGTTGATGCGGACCTCGGACTGGTCCATCTTGTCGAGCGCGTCTTGCAGTGCCTCGATCGAGCCTTGGACGTCGGCCTTGACCACGAGGTTGAGATCTTTGAGTTCACCCTCTTGGATGCGCGCGAACAGATCGTCGAGTGAAACGTGCACCTTCTTCTCCTGGCCGAGAAGTCGCTGCTTGAGTGCCCGCTCCTCGGCTAGGTTGCGAGCATCACGCTCGTCGGCGAATA carries:
- the infB gene encoding translation initiation factor IF-2; this encodes AVNKIDKEGANPETVRQMLTEHEIVPEAWGGTNIFVNVSAKKRVGIEDLLEMVLLQADVLELKANPTAHASGVVIEAKLDRGRGPVATVLVQRGTLRVGDALVAGTSHGRVRALINPLGDIVNTAGPADPVEILGISSVPSAGDEFRVFADERDARNLAEERALKQRLLGQEKKVHVSLDDLFARIQEGELKDLNLVVKADVQGSIEALQDALDKMDQSEVRINVIHSAVGAITETDVTFADASDAIIIGFNVRPNPAAKTLAEKSNVDLRLYRVIYQAIEDINAARVGLLSPEFHEEDTARVEIRELFRVPKLGVIGGCYVLDGEITRDDQVRVVRNGAIIFDGKLHSLRRFKDDVKSVKSGYECGVGLEGFQDIKEGDIIEGYRTIEVAREA